The proteins below come from a single Microtus ochrogaster isolate Prairie Vole_2 chromosome 8, MicOch1.0, whole genome shotgun sequence genomic window:
- the Ahsp gene encoding alpha-hemoglobin-stabilizing protein — protein sequence MAPFQTNKELISTGIKEFNVLLNQQVFDDPLIPEESMVTVVDDWVNLYINYYKNHVLGEQQEKDKALQELQQELSTLGSQFLTKYRTILKTREPSNRELPSS from the exons ATGGCCCCTTTCCAGACCAATAAGGAACTGATTTCTACAGGGATAAAGGAGTTTAACGTTCTGCTGAATCAGCAG gtCTTTGATGACCCTCTCATTCCCGAAGAGAGCATGGTGACTGTGGTGGATGACTGGGTGAACTTGTACATCAATTATTACAAGAACCATGTGCTTGGGGAGCagcaggaaaaagacaaggcacTGCAAGAACTCCAGCAAGAGCTGAGCACTTTGGGCAGTCAGTTTCTGACCAAATATAGGACCATTCTGAAGACCAGAGAGCCCTCAAACAGAGAACTGCCCTCCTCATAG